A region from the Wansuia hejianensis genome encodes:
- a CDS encoding sugar phosphate isomerase/epimerase family protein, producing the protein MVKLGYMTNAFGPLVGTGGGVTCMKDVGYLTMGSDEDAVRAIASKGYSCIEIFEGNITNYENNPQELLDICGKYGVSILGICVGCHFIYQDALEDELYKVNRISALAKKLGAKHIAFCGGAIRGKGIQEGDYELLAAGMNEAAKIVRSHGLIANFHPHLGSLAENPEQIDRLFALTDISFCPDTAHLAAGGGDPLEIIRKYYDRIQYVHLKDLSAEGEFVPLGRGTLDLEGVINFLKEKGYSGDWLVECDGYSGDPEEAAGISYEYLKGKLI; encoded by the coding sequence ATGGTTAAGCTCGGATACATGACCAACGCTTTTGGCCCGCTTGTCGGGACAGGCGGAGGCGTCACCTGCATGAAAGATGTGGGATATCTGACGATGGGCAGCGATGAAGACGCGGTCAGAGCGATTGCATCCAAAGGATACAGCTGCATTGAGATTTTTGAAGGCAACATCACGAATTATGAGAATAACCCGCAGGAGCTGTTGGATATCTGCGGCAAATATGGAGTTTCCATTCTGGGAATCTGCGTGGGATGCCATTTCATTTATCAGGATGCGCTGGAGGATGAGCTGTATAAGGTGAACAGGATCAGTGCTCTGGCGAAGAAGCTGGGCGCTAAGCACATTGCGTTCTGCGGTGGGGCGATCCGGGGTAAGGGAATTCAGGAAGGCGACTATGAGCTTCTGGCCGCGGGCATGAACGAAGCGGCGAAGATTGTGAGAAGCCATGGGCTGATTGCGAATTTCCATCCTCATCTGGGCTCTCTGGCAGAGAATCCGGAACAGATAGACCGTCTGTTTGCGCTGACAGACATCAGCTTCTGCCCGGATACGGCGCACCTGGCCGCCGGCGGGGGAGATCCGCTGGAGATCATCAGGAAATATTATGACAGAATCCAATACGTACATCTGAAGGACCTGAGCGCTGAGGGGGAATTTGTCCCGCTGGGCAGGGGAACGCTGGATCTGGAGGGTGTTATCAATTTTCTTAAGGAAAAAGGATACAGCGGAGACTGGCTGGTTGAATGCGACGGATATTCCGGCGATCCGGAAGAAGCCGCAGGAATTTCCTATGAATATCTGAAAGGGAAACTGATTTAG
- a CDS encoding ABC transporter permease, translating to MQSRKNKTRAIQWDKYMVYIIFVVVFILFAIFLGGKGFLGASNLMNILRQTSMISVMAVAGVFVMAAGQIDLTVGAVAAMTAMLVSLILRSTNSIPLALIAGLGFGAAVGCVNGLLVTKLGLPAFLATMGMMQIVRGSAMWITDTAAVPIDNKAFNTVFGIGNVGPVPILIIWTVIFYIIGILIFNKTPFGRHTLATGGNEMSAKYSGINTVKVKVIAFTMSGAFAGIMYAARLQAGRYSYGDGDEMSVIAAVVLGGTSMSGGTGSVIGALFGSVLMGMINNALILAGLSTAQQTIVKGAIIILAVAISNVAQRKKIN from the coding sequence ATGCAATCCAGAAAAAATAAAACAAGAGCGATTCAATGGGATAAATACATGGTCTATATCATTTTTGTCGTGGTATTTATCCTGTTTGCCATCTTCCTGGGCGGCAAAGGCTTTCTGGGAGCCAGCAATCTGATGAATATCCTTCGCCAGACTTCGATGATTTCTGTCATGGCTGTGGCAGGAGTGTTTGTGATGGCGGCCGGGCAGATTGATCTGACGGTAGGAGCCGTAGCCGCGATGACGGCGATGCTGGTCTCACTGATCCTGCGCTCCACCAACAGTATTCCGCTGGCGCTCATCGCAGGCCTGGGATTCGGAGCGGCTGTCGGCTGTGTAAATGGTCTTCTGGTCACAAAACTGGGCCTGCCGGCGTTCCTGGCTACTATGGGAATGATGCAGATTGTCCGCGGCAGCGCTATGTGGATCACTGATACTGCGGCTGTGCCGATTGACAATAAGGCCTTTAATACAGTGTTTGGTATAGGGAATGTAGGCCCGGTTCCGATCCTGATTATCTGGACAGTTATCTTTTACATCATCGGCATATTGATTTTTAACAAAACTCCCTTCGGACGGCATACTCTTGCTACGGGCGGCAACGAGATGTCGGCAAAATACAGCGGCATCAATACGGTAAAGGTTAAGGTGATTGCGTTTACCATGTCCGGAGCCTTTGCAGGAATTATGTATGCGGCGCGGCTGCAGGCCGGAAGGTATTCTTACGGCGACGGGGACGAGATGTCAGTGATCGCTGCCGTGGTTCTGGGCGGGACCTCCATGTCCGGCGGTACCGGGTCGGTGATCGGAGCGCTCTTTGGCTCTGTCCTGATGGGGATGATCAATAACGCGCTGATCCTGGCAGGGCTGAGTACCGCCCAGCAGACGATCGTAAAAGGCGCGATCATCATTCTGGCAGTTGCAATCAGCAATGTGGCCCAGAGAAAAAAGATTAACTGA
- the srtB gene encoding class B sortase, with translation MKKKYVAAGLCLAAVVCLGAGIYMKVQEVSAGREYDGLKEEVLTSSSPEETPKATAQAASTPVVTTPEAEKAPVVIPIDFAALQQINPDAYAWIRIPGTAIDYPVLQREGDNSYYLDHTAEGTQAAEGAIFTEDYNTKTFEDVNTVIYGHDMKNGTMFQNLLKYKDRSFFDQNREVIIYLPDKILHYQIFAAYVYDDRHLMESINFDDKEIYQKYLDRIFSTRDMSASIDTDMEVAADDRIVTLSTCNAADSETRYLVQAVLISIDE, from the coding sequence ATGAAGAAAAAATATGTGGCGGCAGGGCTGTGTCTGGCGGCTGTCGTATGTCTGGGTGCCGGCATCTATATGAAGGTTCAGGAGGTTTCAGCCGGCAGGGAATATGACGGTTTGAAGGAAGAGGTTTTAACTTCTTCCTCTCCAGAAGAGACGCCGAAGGCGACGGCGCAGGCTGCGTCAACGCCTGTTGTGACAACTCCGGAGGCTGAGAAGGCGCCCGTGGTAATCCCCATAGACTTTGCGGCGCTGCAGCAGATCAATCCGGATGCCTATGCCTGGATCAGAATCCCGGGAACAGCGATTGATTATCCTGTTTTACAGCGGGAGGGAGATAACTCCTATTATCTGGATCATACGGCTGAAGGTACACAGGCAGCGGAGGGCGCTATATTTACCGAGGATTACAATACGAAGACTTTTGAAGATGTTAATACGGTTATTTATGGCCACGATATGAAAAACGGAACAATGTTTCAGAACCTTCTGAAATATAAAGATAGAAGTTTTTTTGACCAGAACAGGGAGGTAATCATTTACCTGCCGGATAAGATACTGCACTATCAGATATTTGCCGCCTATGTCTATGATGACCGGCATCTGATGGAAAGTATAAACTTTGACGATAAAGAAATTTACCAGAAATATTTGGACCGCATTTTTTCCACGCGGGATATGAGTGCCTCCATTGATACAGACATGGAGGTGGCTGCGGATGACAGGATTGTCACACTTTCGACCTGTAATGCAGCCGATTCAGAGACGAGATATCTGGTACAAGCTGTGCTGATATCTATAGATGAGTAG
- a CDS encoding sugar ABC transporter ATP-binding protein has translation MDQYVLEMKGIEKSFGVPVLKGVDFSLKKGEVHALVGGNGAGKSTLMKIMTGVYSKDAGTIFVDGRETAIHDTHDAKNNGIAMIFQELSLVQTMTVAENIFLGQEVTKRGLRDTGYMNQKAHEVLKELGIDVDPQAQVNSLSVGLSQMVEIAKAMAKEARILVFDEPTASLSDSETRQLFKMISDLKAKGVSMVYISHRMSEILQVADSITILRDGGVVHSGPTAGMTLDDIILHMIGGGSGKKFDWVEREYDADGEDLLRVEHLKVNEKISDISFSLKRGEILGLAGLMGSGRTELLETLFGIRKKLGGTVTLHERPVNVKNPGEAVKAGFALIPEDRRKQGLVLIHSVKENAVLPKITQLTKNKVFVDERKADALVEENVKALNIVTDHIHKRINLLSGGNQQKVVIAKWLNMNPEVMMLDEPTAGVDIGAKSEIIDLMRKFADEGKGVIFVSSELTELMAVCDRIITLYDGKITGQINRKDLHTEEELQYAIQKK, from the coding sequence ATGGATCAATATGTATTAGAAATGAAAGGGATTGAAAAATCCTTTGGGGTGCCTGTGCTGAAGGGCGTGGACTTTTCCCTGAAAAAGGGGGAGGTGCATGCGCTGGTCGGCGGCAACGGAGCGGGTAAGTCCACGCTGATGAAGATTATGACAGGCGTGTATTCCAAGGATGCGGGCACAATCTTTGTGGACGGCCGGGAAACTGCCATCCACGATACCCATGATGCAAAAAATAACGGAATAGCCATGATATTTCAGGAGCTTTCACTGGTTCAGACCATGACTGTCGCGGAAAATATTTTTTTGGGACAGGAGGTGACTAAGAGAGGGCTGCGGGATACCGGATATATGAATCAGAAAGCCCATGAGGTTTTGAAGGAACTGGGAATCGATGTGGACCCCCAGGCCCAGGTGAACTCTCTCAGCGTCGGCCTGAGCCAGATGGTGGAAATTGCCAAGGCAATGGCCAAGGAGGCCCGAATCCTGGTGTTCGATGAACCCACCGCATCTTTGTCAGATTCTGAGACGAGGCAGCTGTTTAAGATGATTTCGGATCTGAAGGCTAAGGGTGTTTCCATGGTCTATATCAGCCACAGGATGAGCGAAATCCTGCAGGTGGCGGATTCGATCACGATCCTGAGAGACGGCGGCGTTGTGCACAGCGGCCCCACAGCGGGGATGACGCTGGACGACATCATCCTTCATATGATCGGCGGAGGCTCTGGCAAGAAGTTTGACTGGGTGGAGAGGGAGTACGATGCGGACGGGGAAGACCTGCTGAGGGTGGAACACCTGAAGGTGAATGAGAAAATCAGCGACATCTCCTTTTCCCTGAAAAGGGGTGAGATTTTAGGGCTTGCCGGACTGATGGGAAGCGGAAGGACGGAGCTTCTGGAAACTCTTTTCGGAATCCGGAAAAAGTTGGGCGGGACGGTGACGCTCCATGAACGGCCCGTGAATGTTAAAAATCCGGGAGAGGCTGTGAAGGCGGGCTTCGCCCTGATTCCGGAGGACAGAAGAAAACAGGGATTGGTATTGATACACTCTGTAAAAGAAAACGCGGTTTTGCCTAAAATTACCCAGTTGACGAAGAACAAGGTTTTTGTGGATGAGAGGAAGGCAGACGCCCTGGTGGAGGAAAATGTGAAGGCGCTGAATATCGTCACAGATCACATCCATAAGCGGATTAATCTGCTGTCCGGAGGGAACCAGCAAAAGGTGGTCATTGCGAAGTGGCTCAATATGAACCCAGAAGTCATGATGCTGGACGAGCCTACGGCGGGTGTGGATATCGGGGCGAAATCCGAGATCATTGACCTGATGAGAAAATTTGCGGATGAAGGAAAGGGCGTAATTTTTGTATCTTCAGAGCTGACGGAGCTGATGGCGGTCTGCGACAGGATCATCACTCTGTACGACGGTAAAATAACCGGACAGATCAACCGGAAAGATTTGCATACAGAGGAGGAATTACAATATGCAATCCAGAAAAAATAA
- a CDS encoding levoglucosan dehydrogenase: MDKINIGLIGAGFMAKAHSIAYAGMPMFFWPAPAIPVKKKIVDVNEQAAREGALKFGFESYSTDWQDIINDPSIQVVDICTPNNVHAEIAIAAAKAHKHILCEKPLAMTAAEAKAMYLAAKENSIHTMVAFNYRRTPAVQLAKKYIDEGAIGKILDFRGTYLQDWSADPDSPLSWRFQKDICGSGALGDIGTHVVDMLRFLVGEFDAVHARTATYIQNRPVQTGLADSLGNSRGGAEAPRRAVDVDDQCCFMVECKNGAFGTIEATRNAWGRNNYITFEIHGTEGSLYFNYERRDELQVCFSGDGDDRRGFRTVYTGPAHPYGEGLWPIPALGIGYTETKIIESYDFFKSIAENTESSPSFRDGYAVELISEAILKSAKTRDWVKVGEIQED, encoded by the coding sequence ATGGACAAAATAAATATAGGACTGATCGGCGCCGGCTTCATGGCCAAGGCACATTCCATCGCGTATGCAGGAATGCCAATGTTTTTCTGGCCCGCGCCCGCAATACCCGTTAAGAAAAAAATTGTAGATGTGAACGAACAGGCAGCCCGAGAAGGCGCCCTGAAATTTGGCTTTGAATCTTATTCCACAGACTGGCAGGATATCATCAATGATCCCTCAATCCAGGTTGTTGATATCTGCACCCCCAACAACGTACACGCCGAAATCGCCATCGCCGCGGCAAAGGCCCATAAGCACATCCTCTGCGAAAAGCCTCTGGCCATGACCGCCGCCGAAGCAAAGGCCATGTACCTGGCCGCAAAAGAAAATAGCATTCACACGATGGTTGCCTTCAACTATCGCCGGACCCCCGCCGTCCAGCTGGCGAAGAAATACATCGATGAGGGTGCGATCGGTAAAATCCTGGACTTCCGGGGAACTTACCTGCAGGATTGGTCTGCAGATCCCGATTCCCCCCTGTCCTGGAGATTCCAAAAGGACATCTGCGGCAGCGGGGCTCTCGGAGACATTGGAACTCATGTCGTAGATATGCTGCGCTTCCTGGTGGGAGAGTTCGACGCCGTCCACGCCCGCACCGCCACCTATATCCAGAACAGGCCCGTCCAGACAGGATTAGCCGACAGCCTGGGCAACTCAAGGGGCGGCGCTGAGGCGCCCCGCCGGGCGGTCGATGTGGACGACCAATGCTGCTTTATGGTCGAATGCAAAAACGGAGCCTTCGGCACAATTGAAGCCACCAGAAACGCCTGGGGACGCAACAACTATATCACCTTTGAAATCCACGGCACTGAGGGTTCCCTGTACTTTAATTACGAGCGCCGGGACGAGCTTCAGGTGTGTTTCTCCGGGGACGGAGACGACCGCCGCGGATTCCGCACTGTGTATACCGGCCCCGCCCATCCCTACGGCGAAGGCCTGTGGCCCATTCCAGCCCTGGGCATCGGCTATACAGAGACGAAAATCATTGAATCCTACGACTTCTTCAAGTCTATCGCAGAGAATACAGAGTCCTCCCCCAGCTTCCGGGACGGCTACGCTGTCGAGCTGATCTCAGAAGCAATTCTGAAATCCGCAAAGACACGCGATTGGGTAAAAGTAGGAGAAATTCAAGAGGACTGA
- a CDS encoding substrate-binding domain-containing protein, which produces MKRKVLAMAMAAVMALGLGACGEAASSSTAGSAASESKSSSQSAASASSSASSASGTSSASGSSSSAGSDSGAKAGTGEILSTGPNGETATPATELSLTDEEIEEIKAGGYTAAISFHYGGNDWSTAQRQGLEDTFKKLGIEVVAVTDADFAPEQQVADLETIMAKKPDVLVSIPTDATSTADAYQRVADAGTKIVFMDNVPAGFKAGENYVSCVSADNYGNGVIAAQLLGEKLGGKGKIGIIFYDVDFFVTNQRLEAFEKTIAEEYPDIEVVSKMGFTDEGACDVVADAMITQHPEVEAIFCHWDIPCEGAMSALRAAGRDDIYLSTIDLGNNVAKEIALGNIVGLGAQLPYDQGVAEATLAAYSLLGKDAPDYVAVPAKRVDQVNVLEAYTDVYHIDPPDWLVTAAEEGKK; this is translated from the coding sequence ATGAAAAGAAAAGTATTGGCAATGGCAATGGCGGCGGTTATGGCATTAGGGCTGGGAGCCTGCGGGGAAGCAGCTTCCTCCAGCACGGCAGGCAGCGCGGCTTCTGAGAGCAAGAGCAGCAGTCAGTCTGCGGCTTCCGCATCCAGCAGCGCTTCATCGGCGTCCGGCACATCTTCCGCGTCCGGCAGTTCATCTTCGGCTGGGAGCGATTCAGGAGCGAAAGCGGGTACAGGGGAAATCCTCTCTACCGGACCCAACGGGGAGACGGCTACACCGGCGACAGAACTCTCACTGACAGACGAAGAGATCGAGGAGATTAAAGCCGGCGGCTATACGGCAGCCATCTCTTTCCACTACGGCGGCAATGACTGGTCAACCGCACAGCGGCAGGGCCTCGAAGATACATTTAAAAAACTGGGGATTGAAGTAGTTGCGGTAACAGATGCGGATTTTGCGCCGGAGCAGCAGGTGGCAGATCTGGAAACGATCATGGCGAAGAAGCCGGACGTTCTGGTCAGCATTCCGACGGACGCCACATCCACGGCAGACGCTTACCAGCGCGTGGCTGATGCGGGCACGAAGATCGTATTCATGGACAATGTACCGGCCGGTTTTAAAGCGGGCGAGAATTATGTGAGCTGTGTATCCGCCGATAACTATGGGAATGGCGTGATCGCGGCGCAGCTGCTGGGCGAGAAGCTGGGCGGCAAAGGCAAAATCGGGATTATCTTTTATGACGTGGATTTCTTTGTAACCAACCAGAGGCTGGAAGCTTTTGAAAAGACAATCGCTGAAGAATATCCGGACATTGAGGTAGTGTCCAAGATGGGATTTACCGATGAAGGCGCCTGCGATGTGGTTGCGGATGCCATGATCACTCAGCATCCGGAAGTGGAAGCGATCTTCTGCCACTGGGATATCCCCTGCGAGGGTGCCATGTCTGCACTGAGAGCTGCCGGACGCGACGATATCTATCTGAGCACCATCGACCTGGGCAACAATGTGGCGAAGGAAATCGCTCTCGGAAATATTGTGGGCCTTGGCGCGCAGCTTCCTTATGACCAGGGTGTTGCGGAAGCGACGCTTGCAGCGTATTCCCTGCTGGGCAAGGATGCCCCGGATTACGTGGCTGTTCCGGCTAAACGCGTGGATCAGGTAAATGTTCTGGAAGCATACACCGACGTTTACCATATCGATCCTCCGGACTGGCTGGTAACCGCGGCAGAGGAAGGGAAGAAATAA
- a CDS encoding Gfo/Idh/MocA family protein has protein sequence MKKLNVGLVGAGFMGKAHVVAYSNMPKLFWPAPAMPVLKTICDIVPEIAEDSRERFGFEKCCTDWREIVNDPEIDVVSVCTPNNAHAPIAIAALEAGKHVICEKPIASTLADAKAMADAAAKAAEKGIISMNAYQYRRVPAIVLAKKFIDEGSLGEILNVRCTYLQSWSADPDSPLSWRFQKDIAGAGTLGDIASHVIDIAQYLAGDIDEVVSMMKTYITERPVQEGGVDLLGTVKLGADAPRKAVDVDDEDSFLVKFKSGASGSIEATRNAWGRNNFITVELHGTLGSVYFNYERLNELQVCWAKDPDDRRGFKTIYTGPAHFYGDATWNIPGMNIGYGELKAIEMFDFISAIVNGQQPSTRFEVGYRVERVCAAVAKSAESRQWEKVED, from the coding sequence ATGAAAAAACTGAATGTCGGACTGGTAGGAGCAGGATTTATGGGAAAGGCGCATGTGGTCGCATATTCAAATATGCCAAAGCTGTTCTGGCCTGCGCCTGCAATGCCGGTTTTAAAAACGATCTGCGATATCGTGCCGGAGATTGCGGAAGATTCCAGAGAAAGATTTGGGTTTGAAAAATGCTGTACGGACTGGCGGGAGATCGTCAATGATCCGGAGATCGATGTGGTGAGCGTCTGCACGCCCAACAACGCCCATGCCCCGATCGCCATCGCGGCGCTGGAAGCGGGCAAGCATGTGATCTGCGAGAAGCCTATCGCCTCTACGCTGGCTGATGCGAAGGCGATGGCGGACGCCGCGGCGAAGGCGGCGGAAAAAGGGATTATCAGTATGAACGCTTATCAGTACCGCCGGGTGCCGGCAATTGTCCTCGCGAAAAAATTTATCGATGAGGGATCTCTGGGTGAGATTCTGAACGTGAGATGTACATACCTGCAAAGCTGGTCCGCAGATCCGGATTCTCCGCTGTCCTGGAGATTCCAGAAGGATATCGCGGGAGCCGGGACGCTGGGTGATATCGCCTCCCATGTCATTGATATCGCCCAGTATCTGGCGGGTGATATTGACGAGGTGGTTTCCATGATGAAGACCTACATAACAGAACGCCCGGTACAGGAGGGCGGCGTGGATCTGCTGGGAACCGTCAAGCTGGGGGCGGACGCGCCGAGAAAAGCGGTGGATGTGGACGATGAGGATTCGTTCCTGGTGAAATTTAAGAGCGGCGCATCGGGAAGCATTGAGGCCACCAGAAATGCCTGGGGCCGGAATAACTTCATCACCGTTGAGCTTCACGGAACCCTTGGAAGTGTATATTTCAACTATGAACGTCTGAATGAGCTGCAGGTATGCTGGGCAAAGGACCCGGACGACAGGAGAGGATTTAAGACCATCTACACCGGCCCGGCCCACTTCTATGGGGACGCCACCTGGAATATCCCCGGAATGAACATCGGCTATGGGGAACTGAAGGCTATTGAGATGTTTGATTTCATCAGCGCTATTGTAAACGGCCAGCAGCCTTCCACCAGATTTGAGGTGGGCTATAGGGTTGAGAGAGTCTGTGCGGCTGTGGCTAAATCTGCAGAGAGCAGGCAGTGGGAAAAGGTAGAGGACTGA
- a CDS encoding sugar phosphate isomerase/epimerase family protein, with protein sequence MKLGFITSILENLSLEQVVETAASIGYECIEAACWPHEKASRRYAGVTHIDIESLDGNRIQSIRDLCSRHGVEISALAYYPNTLTDDLEKREQAVTHLQKMIQAAPRLGVGTVTTFIGRIQTKTVEENLAVFQEVWTPLIRMAEECGVKIAIENCPMLFGPDQWPGGQNLMTTPAIWRRAFELIPSSCFGLNYDPSHFIWQGIDYIRPLYEFRDKIFHVHYKDIKVYHDKLADVGTMAYPLEYMSPKLPGLGDVDWGKYVSALTDIGYDGYTCIEIEDKAFEGTDQKILDSLRLSYRYMRQFVI encoded by the coding sequence ATGAAACTTGGTTTTATCACATCCATACTGGAAAATCTGTCTCTGGAACAGGTTGTCGAAACCGCCGCCTCCATCGGCTACGAATGCATCGAGGCCGCATGCTGGCCCCATGAAAAAGCCTCCCGCAGATACGCCGGAGTCACTCATATTGATATTGAATCCCTGGACGGCAACAGGATACAGTCCATTCGAGACCTCTGCTCCAGACACGGGGTAGAAATCTCTGCACTGGCCTATTATCCCAATACCCTAACAGATGATCTGGAAAAGCGGGAACAGGCCGTAACCCATCTGCAGAAAATGATTCAGGCGGCGCCCCGGCTCGGCGTCGGGACTGTCACTACCTTCATCGGCAGAATCCAGACAAAAACCGTAGAAGAAAATCTGGCAGTTTTCCAGGAAGTCTGGACGCCGCTGATCCGTATGGCCGAGGAATGCGGGGTAAAAATCGCCATAGAAAACTGCCCTATGCTCTTCGGACCTGACCAGTGGCCCGGCGGCCAGAACCTCATGACCACGCCGGCCATCTGGCGCAGAGCTTTTGAACTGATTCCGAGCAGCTGCTTCGGCCTTAACTACGACCCATCCCATTTTATATGGCAGGGAATTGATTACATACGGCCGCTGTATGAGTTCAGAGATAAAATTTTCCATGTGCATTACAAGGATATCAAAGTTTATCACGACAAACTGGCAGACGTGGGAACTATGGCTTATCCGCTGGAATATATGTCGCCCAAGCTGCCGGGGCTGGGAGATGTGGACTGGGGCAAATACGTGTCCGCCCTGACCGACATAGGCTACGATGGCTATACCTGCATTGAAATAGAAGACAAAGCCTTCGAGGGCACTGACCAGAAAATCCTGGATTCCCTCAGGCTGAGCTACCGCTACATGCGCCAGTTCGTGATTTGA
- a CDS encoding LPXTG cell wall anchor domain-containing protein, with amino-acid sequence MKKKLLGTIMAFVLSAATAVTAFAASKVGEIALPGSMEGQFKLEEITKESYSALAEKAPEVVDAILAVNAGTKTIESIKELAPELAAQLEGKSALGKFVELSALDAAEKSADGKYVVTLSVPALSDAVSDVKILHYSTERSVWEIIIPTKIDTENKQITAEFEDLSPVAVIANVDSTKAADVSNGTSPKTGVGSYSAWFFAAAVALGGAAVVCFRKKKTAADQQ; translated from the coding sequence ATGAAGAAGAAGCTTTTAGGAACCATTATGGCGTTCGTACTTAGCGCGGCTACGGCTGTGACGGCTTTTGCTGCCAGCAAAGTCGGCGAAATCGCATTGCCCGGAAGCATGGAGGGTCAGTTTAAGCTGGAAGAGATCACGAAAGAGAGCTATTCCGCACTGGCTGAAAAGGCTCCCGAGGTGGTTGATGCGATCCTGGCAGTTAATGCAGGGACCAAAACCATCGAAAGCATCAAGGAGCTTGCTCCTGAGCTTGCGGCCCAACTGGAAGGAAAATCTGCTCTTGGCAAATTTGTTGAGCTGAGCGCTCTGGATGCGGCTGAGAAGTCGGCTGACGGAAAGTACGTAGTGACCCTGTCGGTTCCCGCATTATCTGATGCAGTATCGGATGTTAAGATCCTGCATTACAGCACTGAAAGAAGCGTATGGGAGATCATTATCCCTACAAAGATAGATACAGAGAATAAGCAGATTACTGCTGAATTCGAAGATCTGTCGCCGGTAGCGGTAATCGCCAACGTGGATTCCACAAAAGCTGCAGATGTTTCTAACGGAACATCTCCGAAGACAGGTGTTGGTTCATACAGCGCTTGGTTCTTCGCAGCAGCGGTTGCTCTTGGCGGAGCGGCTGTAGTTTGCTTCAGAAAGAAAAAGACAGCAGCGGATCAGCAGTAA